From one Amphiura filiformis chromosome 13, Afil_fr2py, whole genome shotgun sequence genomic stretch:
- the LOC140168611 gene encoding uncharacterized protein isoform X1 — MTKKAKWWFEIGEEQPPKAYLFNPEGRMRVVGDKSKSIYPAVAAIKLPDVNELEELKKGKRDYPNPLKVVCEGGQRKMYLDRLQFDFTKSPFSKKFARLSTSEEFVRKATEELKKLTCQTASSSSPNSSPNSSSSSSPSSSPSSSPTSSSTSGEGSTGSDNFGFSDASSNNPEQQAKDTQNKATNVTNDTQDNSSNGKSGTSTRPPRSLRSKKTPPSPDMTEENKIREVITGSEIDGIFTVNICQLRAGEDYLRETSDHWKEVIMASIKANPFMKGAPLVAIVNVEKEEFDASRPNAHTYTVVGGCHQLAAVKGLNQESPDNPRFKTRDLHVYGSELLTNPTAVSWLANEHNNIQGIHSKMTTADKVKYCRKQFLKDSSDEAWKETCKVVLRLKTDAPSKTILSLASLEEEAYTALENVYDAYDDGEIKGSKLSIEELQCGGDLKAYHFNEFTLIRDPDCQVQLLNELVDGELGLKAFTQECKVINKRRLAQQCFLKAVGETDWEKALSTYPLHTTAEALDRFISLNFKRQLPAVWDAFTSSAKRYKEGTETELSPQCYVEGDVCAYIGTIDVALMTKERVKDQFQKFHGADVILMEAKQEDIDSFHIRDVISLNLDMDKNSFMVLIWVDVMDVGKLATKMAEECIHVEVVYTNVLPGRVIGGKGLLHSSVKTVVVGYWSTGNVMPSPTTSLVTRRSDNSNLFTSEDDTDLMKQLIHTFSSQNQWILSINLQNDLAAVIACLDSKRNCIQLVRTEERANFALGVLNKRQMSLIEAVAIEKARSKPSESTVLPNTNGTRGSGTSAILNEVEMGNGESNDNSSDEMDDSMSQYGQRMNTQEIQQIESGEDSQTQMDGVE, encoded by the exons ATGACGAAGAAAGCCAAATGGTGGTTTGAAATTGGGGAAGAGCAACCTCCGAAGGCCTATTTATTTAACCCTGAGGGACGGATGAGAGTAGTCGGGGACAAGAGTAAAAGCATCTATCCGGCTGTTGCAGCGATTAAACTACCAGATGTAAACGAATTGGAAGAGTTGAAGAAAGGCAAGAGAGACTACCCGAATCCTTTAAAG gtaGTATGCGAAGGGGGACAGCGAAAGATGTATTTGGACAGGCTACAGTTTGACTTCACCAAGTCCCCATTTTCAAAAAAGTTCGCAAGACTTAGTACTAGCGAGGAGTTTGTTAGGAAGGCGACAGAGGAACTGAAAAAGTTAACATGTCAGACAGCATCCAGCTCTTCACCCAACTCATCACCCAACTCATCATCCAGCTCATCACCCAGCTCATCACCCAGCTCATCACCAACCAGCTCGTCAACATCAGGTGAAGGCTCAACTGGATCagataattttggtttttctgATGCAAGTTCAAATAATCCTGAGCAACAGGCAAAGGACACACAGAACAAGGCAACAAACGTGACAAATGACACACAGGACAACAG CTCAAATGGGAAATCTGGGACGTCTACTCGACCACCACGTTCACTACGCAGCAAGAAAACACCACCCAGCCCTGACATGACTGAAGAGAATAAAATAAGAGAAGTTATTACAGGATCAGAAATAG ATGGCATATTTACAGTGAACATATGTCAACTGCGTGCTGGGGAGGATTACTTACGTGAAACATCCGATCATTGGAAGGAAGTGATCATGGCATCCATTAAGGCAAATCCCTTCATGAAAGGAGCACCACTTGTGGCAATAGTTAATGTTGAAAAAGAGGAATTTGACGCAAGCAGG CCAAATGCACATACATACACAGTTGTTGGTGGGTGCCACCAGTTAGCAGCGGTTAAAGGGCTTAACCAGGAATCGCCAGACAATCCACGATTCAAGACCCGGGATCTTCACGTGTATGGTAGTGAGCTACTGACAAATCCCACAGCAGTAAGCTGGCTTGCCAATGAGCATAACAACATTCAAGGGATCCACTCAAAAATGACCACTGCAGACAAG GTAAAATACTGCAGGAAGCAGTTTCTTAAAGACAGTTCTGATGAAGCGTGGAAGGAGACTTGTAAAGTGGTTTTGAGACTGAAG ACTGATGCACCTAGCAAGACCATTTTGAGTCTTGCTAGTCTGGAAGAGGAAGCATATACAGCATTAGAAAATGTATATGATGCTTATGACGATGGGGAAATTAAAGGCTCCAAACTTTCTATAGAAGAGTTGCAGTGTGGAGGGGATTTGAAGGCCTACCACTTTAATGAATTCACCTTGATTCGAGACCCCGACTGCCAGGTTCAGTTATTAAATGAACTGGTAGATGGGGAGCTGGGTTTGAAGGCGTTTACACAGGAGTGTAAAGTGATCAATAAACGTCGGCTTGCCCAGCAGTGCTTCTTAAAGGCAGTTGGGGAAACGGATTGGGAGAAAGCTCTATCTACATATCCCCTCCACACCACAGCAGAGGCTCTGGATAGATTCATCTCACTAAACTTCAAAAGGCAGTTGCCTGCAGTGTGGGATGCATTTACCTCTTCGGCGAAGAGGTACAAAGAAGGAACTG AGACAGAATTATCACCACAGTGCTATGTGGAAGGAGATGTCTGTGCTTACATAGGTACAATCGATGTGGCCCTCATGACGAAGGAGAGGGTGAAGGACCAGTTTCAAAAATTTCATGGTGCAGATGTTATCCTTATGGAGGCAAAACAGGAG GATATTGATTCTTTCCATATCAGAGATGTCATTTCTCTGAACTTGGATATGGACAAGAACAGCTTTATGGTGTTAATATGGGTGGATGTAATGGATGTGGGGAAATTGGCCACCAAGATGGCAGAGGAATGCATACACGTGGAGGTTGTGTATACCAATGTTCTTCCAGGCAGAGTTATAGGAG GAAAGGGATTACTACATTCAAGTGTGAAGACAGTAGTCGTTGGATACTGGTCAACAGGGAACGTAATGCCCTCACCAACTACAAGCCTTGTAACCAGGAGATCAGACAATTCAAATCTGTTTACTTCAGAAGATGACACTGATCTGATGAAGCAACTAATCCACACATTTTCTTCCCAGAACCAGTGGATACTATCCATCAATTTGCAGAATG aTCTTGCAGCTGTTATTGCCTGCCTGGATTCAAAGAGGAATTGCATTCAGTTGGTAAGGACAGAGGAGAGGGCAAATTTTGCCCTTGGGGTACTCAACAAGAGGCAGATGAGCTTAATTGAAGCTGTTGCTATAGAAAAAGCTCGCAG taAGCCCTCTGAGAGCACTGTACTTCCCAACACTAATGGGACCAGAGGTTCTGGAACATCTGCCATCCTCAATGAAGTTGAAATGGGAAATggagaaag CAATGATAACAGCTCTGATGAGATGGATGATTCCATGAGCCAATATGGACAGCGTATGAATACACAAGAGATACAGCAGATTGAAAG CGGAGAGGATTCGCAAACACAAATGGATGGAGTGGAATGA
- the LOC140168611 gene encoding uncharacterized protein isoform X2 has protein sequence MFQLVVCEGGQRKMYLDRLQFDFTKSPFSKKFARLSTSEEFVRKATEELKKLTCQTASSSSPNSSPNSSSSSSPSSSPSSSPTSSSTSGEGSTGSDNFGFSDASSNNPEQQAKDTQNKATNVTNDTQDNSSNGKSGTSTRPPRSLRSKKTPPSPDMTEENKIREVITGSEIDGIFTVNICQLRAGEDYLRETSDHWKEVIMASIKANPFMKGAPLVAIVNVEKEEFDASRPNAHTYTVVGGCHQLAAVKGLNQESPDNPRFKTRDLHVYGSELLTNPTAVSWLANEHNNIQGIHSKMTTADKVKYCRKQFLKDSSDEAWKETCKVVLRLKTDAPSKTILSLASLEEEAYTALENVYDAYDDGEIKGSKLSIEELQCGGDLKAYHFNEFTLIRDPDCQVQLLNELVDGELGLKAFTQECKVINKRRLAQQCFLKAVGETDWEKALSTYPLHTTAEALDRFISLNFKRQLPAVWDAFTSSAKRYKEGTETELSPQCYVEGDVCAYIGTIDVALMTKERVKDQFQKFHGADVILMEAKQEDIDSFHIRDVISLNLDMDKNSFMVLIWVDVMDVGKLATKMAEECIHVEVVYTNVLPGRVIGGKGLLHSSVKTVVVGYWSTGNVMPSPTTSLVTRRSDNSNLFTSEDDTDLMKQLIHTFSSQNQWILSINLQNDLAAVIACLDSKRNCIQLVRTEERANFALGVLNKRQMSLIEAVAIEKARSKPSESTVLPNTNGTRGSGTSAILNEVEMGNGESNDNSSDEMDDSMSQYGQRMNTQEIQQIESGEDSQTQMDGVE, from the exons ATGTTTCAGCTG gtaGTATGCGAAGGGGGACAGCGAAAGATGTATTTGGACAGGCTACAGTTTGACTTCACCAAGTCCCCATTTTCAAAAAAGTTCGCAAGACTTAGTACTAGCGAGGAGTTTGTTAGGAAGGCGACAGAGGAACTGAAAAAGTTAACATGTCAGACAGCATCCAGCTCTTCACCCAACTCATCACCCAACTCATCATCCAGCTCATCACCCAGCTCATCACCCAGCTCATCACCAACCAGCTCGTCAACATCAGGTGAAGGCTCAACTGGATCagataattttggtttttctgATGCAAGTTCAAATAATCCTGAGCAACAGGCAAAGGACACACAGAACAAGGCAACAAACGTGACAAATGACACACAGGACAACAG CTCAAATGGGAAATCTGGGACGTCTACTCGACCACCACGTTCACTACGCAGCAAGAAAACACCACCCAGCCCTGACATGACTGAAGAGAATAAAATAAGAGAAGTTATTACAGGATCAGAAATAG ATGGCATATTTACAGTGAACATATGTCAACTGCGTGCTGGGGAGGATTACTTACGTGAAACATCCGATCATTGGAAGGAAGTGATCATGGCATCCATTAAGGCAAATCCCTTCATGAAAGGAGCACCACTTGTGGCAATAGTTAATGTTGAAAAAGAGGAATTTGACGCAAGCAGG CCAAATGCACATACATACACAGTTGTTGGTGGGTGCCACCAGTTAGCAGCGGTTAAAGGGCTTAACCAGGAATCGCCAGACAATCCACGATTCAAGACCCGGGATCTTCACGTGTATGGTAGTGAGCTACTGACAAATCCCACAGCAGTAAGCTGGCTTGCCAATGAGCATAACAACATTCAAGGGATCCACTCAAAAATGACCACTGCAGACAAG GTAAAATACTGCAGGAAGCAGTTTCTTAAAGACAGTTCTGATGAAGCGTGGAAGGAGACTTGTAAAGTGGTTTTGAGACTGAAG ACTGATGCACCTAGCAAGACCATTTTGAGTCTTGCTAGTCTGGAAGAGGAAGCATATACAGCATTAGAAAATGTATATGATGCTTATGACGATGGGGAAATTAAAGGCTCCAAACTTTCTATAGAAGAGTTGCAGTGTGGAGGGGATTTGAAGGCCTACCACTTTAATGAATTCACCTTGATTCGAGACCCCGACTGCCAGGTTCAGTTATTAAATGAACTGGTAGATGGGGAGCTGGGTTTGAAGGCGTTTACACAGGAGTGTAAAGTGATCAATAAACGTCGGCTTGCCCAGCAGTGCTTCTTAAAGGCAGTTGGGGAAACGGATTGGGAGAAAGCTCTATCTACATATCCCCTCCACACCACAGCAGAGGCTCTGGATAGATTCATCTCACTAAACTTCAAAAGGCAGTTGCCTGCAGTGTGGGATGCATTTACCTCTTCGGCGAAGAGGTACAAAGAAGGAACTG AGACAGAATTATCACCACAGTGCTATGTGGAAGGAGATGTCTGTGCTTACATAGGTACAATCGATGTGGCCCTCATGACGAAGGAGAGGGTGAAGGACCAGTTTCAAAAATTTCATGGTGCAGATGTTATCCTTATGGAGGCAAAACAGGAG GATATTGATTCTTTCCATATCAGAGATGTCATTTCTCTGAACTTGGATATGGACAAGAACAGCTTTATGGTGTTAATATGGGTGGATGTAATGGATGTGGGGAAATTGGCCACCAAGATGGCAGAGGAATGCATACACGTGGAGGTTGTGTATACCAATGTTCTTCCAGGCAGAGTTATAGGAG GAAAGGGATTACTACATTCAAGTGTGAAGACAGTAGTCGTTGGATACTGGTCAACAGGGAACGTAATGCCCTCACCAACTACAAGCCTTGTAACCAGGAGATCAGACAATTCAAATCTGTTTACTTCAGAAGATGACACTGATCTGATGAAGCAACTAATCCACACATTTTCTTCCCAGAACCAGTGGATACTATCCATCAATTTGCAGAATG aTCTTGCAGCTGTTATTGCCTGCCTGGATTCAAAGAGGAATTGCATTCAGTTGGTAAGGACAGAGGAGAGGGCAAATTTTGCCCTTGGGGTACTCAACAAGAGGCAGATGAGCTTAATTGAAGCTGTTGCTATAGAAAAAGCTCGCAG taAGCCCTCTGAGAGCACTGTACTTCCCAACACTAATGGGACCAGAGGTTCTGGAACATCTGCCATCCTCAATGAAGTTGAAATGGGAAATggagaaag CAATGATAACAGCTCTGATGAGATGGATGATTCCATGAGCCAATATGGACAGCGTATGAATACACAAGAGATACAGCAGATTGAAAG CGGAGAGGATTCGCAAACACAAATGGATGGAGTGGAATGA